A stretch of Paracoccus sp. N5 DNA encodes these proteins:
- the ubiE gene encoding bifunctional demethylmenaquinone methyltransferase/2-methoxy-6-polyprenyl-1,4-benzoquinol methylase UbiE, protein MTDDPSKQTHFGFRTVAEKDKAGLVHGVFSRVASRYDVMNDLMSMGIHRVWKTAMMDWLAPRDGQHLLDVAGGTGDIAFRFLERARDARVTVCDMTESMLVEGRKRAKAGKLADRLAWVTGDAMALPFADDSFDRYTISFGIRNVTRIPDALAEARRVLKPGGRLMVLEFSQIPVPMLQWAYDRYSFNVIPVMGQVVANDRDSYQYLVESIRKFPDQETFAEMIRAAGFGRVQWRNLSMGIAALHSGWKL, encoded by the coding sequence ATGACCGACGACCCCAGCAAGCAGACCCATTTCGGCTTTCGCACCGTGGCCGAAAAGGACAAGGCCGGGCTGGTCCATGGCGTCTTCTCGCGCGTGGCCTCGCGCTATGACGTGATGAACGACCTGATGAGCATGGGGATCCACCGCGTCTGGAAAACCGCGATGATGGACTGGCTGGCGCCGCGCGACGGCCAGCACCTGCTGGACGTGGCCGGCGGCACCGGCGACATCGCCTTCCGCTTCCTGGAACGCGCCCGGGACGCCCGCGTCACGGTCTGCGACATGACCGAGTCGATGCTGGTCGAGGGCAGGAAGCGCGCCAAGGCCGGCAAGCTGGCGGACCGCCTGGCCTGGGTCACCGGCGACGCGATGGCGCTGCCCTTCGCCGACGACAGCTTCGACCGCTACACGATCAGCTTCGGCATCCGCAACGTCACCCGCATCCCCGATGCGCTGGCCGAGGCGCGCCGCGTGCTCAAGCCCGGCGGCCGGCTGATGGTGCTGGAGTTCAGCCAGATCCCGGTGCCGATGCTGCAATGGGCCTATGACCGCTATTCCTTCAACGTCATCCCGGTGATGGGCCAGGTCGTCGCGAACGACCGCGACAGCTATCAATACCTGGTCGAATCGATCCGCAAATTCCCCGATCAGGAGACCTTTGCCGAGATGATCCGCGCCGCCGGCTTCGGCCGGGTGCAATGGCGCAACCTGTCCATGGGCATCGCCGCGCTGCATTCCGGCTGGAAGCTGTAA
- the mutM gene encoding bifunctional DNA-formamidopyrimidine glycosylase/DNA-(apurinic or apyrimidinic site) lyase, with product MPELPEVETVRRGLAPHLEGHVIARAEARRPDLRWPLPPDLVQVLTGARVTGLRRRSKYILADLQDRGSLLLHLGMSGRMLIEGESQGDFHRDPAILPRHDHVVFWTDQGTRITFNDARRFGMVDLVAPGAAHPLLAQLGPEPLSPEFTPAVLAAAFAGRRTPVKAALLDQRIVAGLGNIYVSEALFRAGIDPRRLAGQVTAADLAALVGHIRAVLEEAIAAGGSSLRDHRQATGELGYFQHSFRVYGREGAPCPNGCGGTVERIVQSGRSSYFCPHCQR from the coding sequence ATGCCAGAACTGCCCGAGGTCGAAACCGTCCGCCGTGGCCTTGCCCCGCATCTCGAGGGCCATGTCATCGCCCGGGCCGAGGCGCGCCGCCCCGACCTGCGCTGGCCGCTGCCGCCGGACCTGGTGCAGGTGCTGACGGGCGCGCGGGTGACGGGGCTGCGGCGGCGGTCGAAGTATATCCTTGCCGACCTTCAGGATCGCGGCAGCCTGCTGCTGCATCTGGGCATGTCGGGCAGGATGCTGATCGAGGGCGAGTCGCAGGGCGATTTCCACCGCGACCCGGCGATCCTGCCGCGCCACGACCATGTGGTGTTCTGGACCGACCAGGGCACCCGCATCACCTTCAACGACGCGCGCCGATTCGGCATGGTGGACCTGGTCGCGCCCGGCGCCGCGCATCCGCTGCTGGCGCAGCTGGGCCCCGAGCCGCTGTCGCCGGAATTCACCCCCGCGGTCCTGGCGGCGGCCTTCGCCGGGCGGCGCACCCCGGTCAAGGCGGCGCTGCTGGACCAGCGCATCGTCGCGGGCCTGGGCAATATCTATGTCTCCGAGGCGCTGTTTCGCGCCGGCATCGACCCGCGCCGGCTGGCGGGGCAGGTCACGGCCGCGGACCTCGCGGCGCTGGTCGGCCATATCCGCGCCGTGCTCGAGGAAGCCATCGCCGCCGGCGGCTCGTCCTTGCGCGACCACCGGCAGGCGACGGGCGAGTTGGGCTATTTCCAGCATTCCTTCCGCGTCTATGGCCGCGAGGGCGCGCCCTGCCCCAATGGCTGCGGCGGCACCGTCGAACGCATCGTGCAATCCGGCCGGTCGAGCTATTTCTGCCCGCATTGCCAGCGCTGA
- a CDS encoding enoyl-CoA hydratase codes for MAYQTLTVEIDDYVALIRLNRPEALNALNSQLMGELADAVTEADRNEKVRCIVLTGSEKAFAAGADIKEMSGKSFVDVYTGNIFGDEIDRITAARKPIIAAVSGYALGGGCELAMACDFIICADNAKFGQPEINLGVIAGIGGTQRLTRFVGKSKSMDMHLTGRFMDAAEAERSGLVSRVVPAAKLLAEVMAVAKKIAEKSQIATVAAKEAVNRSYETTLREGVLFERRSFQALFSTEDQKEGMAAFLEKREPQFRDR; via the coding sequence ATGGCTTACCAGACCCTGACCGTCGAGATCGACGACTATGTGGCCCTGATCCGGCTGAACCGGCCCGAGGCGCTGAACGCGCTGAACTCGCAGCTGATGGGCGAGCTGGCCGATGCCGTGACCGAGGCCGACCGCAACGAAAAGGTGCGCTGCATCGTGCTGACCGGCAGCGAGAAGGCCTTCGCCGCCGGCGCCGACATCAAGGAGATGTCCGGCAAGAGCTTCGTCGACGTCTATACCGGCAATATCTTCGGCGACGAGATCGACCGCATCACCGCGGCCCGCAAGCCGATCATCGCCGCGGTGTCGGGCTATGCGCTGGGGGGCGGCTGCGAGCTGGCCATGGCCTGCGACTTCATCATCTGCGCCGACAATGCGAAATTCGGCCAGCCCGAGATCAACCTGGGCGTTATCGCCGGCATCGGCGGCACCCAGCGCCTGACCCGCTTTGTCGGCAAGTCGAAGTCGATGGACATGCACCTGACCGGCCGCTTCATGGATGCGGCCGAGGCGGAACGCTCGGGCCTGGTCAGCCGCGTGGTGCCGGCCGCGAAGCTGTTGGCCGAGGTGATGGCGGTGGCCAAGAAGATCGCCGAGAAGTCGCAGATCGCCACCGTCGCCGCCAAGGAGGCCGTGAACCGCAGCTATGAGACCACGCTGCGCGAGGGCGTGCTGTTCGAGCGCCGCAGCTTCCAGGCGCTGTTTTCGACCGAGGACCAGAAGGAGGGCATGGCCGCCTTCCTGGAAAAGCGCGAGCCGCAGTTCCGCGACCGCTGA
- the rpsT gene encoding 30S ribosomal protein S20 yields MANTPQSKKRARQIERVTAVNKARRSRIRTYLRKVEEALASGDAAAAAEALKSAQPELMRGVTKGVVHKNTASRKISRLAARVKALATA; encoded by the coding sequence ATGGCCAACACGCCCCAATCCAAGAAACGCGCCCGCCAGATCGAGCGGGTCACCGCCGTCAACAAGGCGCGCCGCTCGCGCATCCGCACCTATCTGCGCAAGGTCGAAGAGGCGCTGGCCTCGGGCGATGCCGCCGCGGCCGCCGAAGCCCTGAAAAGCGCCCAGCCGGAACTGATGCGCGGTGTCACCAAGGGCGTCGTCCACAAGAACACCGCCTCGCGCAAGATCTCGCGCCTGGCGGCCCGGGTAAAGGCGCTGGCCACGGCCTGA
- the dnaA gene encoding chromosomal replication initiator protein DnaA produces MDTVWGQARAELQKIVGADSFSTWIEPLRLTGVAEGTATIACPTRFLSDWVSRHYSDDILKVLDRVGGPVQRLSFETRSASARPPAAAPAVKRPAPRAAVDEDLAAPLDSRFTFENFVVGKPNELAHAAARRVAEGGPVTFNPLFLYGGVGLGKTHLMHAIAREIQIRQPEARVLYLSAEQFMYRFVQALRDRTVMDFKELFRTVSVLMVDDVQFIAGKDSTQEEFFHTFNTLVDQGKQIVISADRAPGEIKDMEERIKSRLQCGLVVDLHPTDYELRLGILQSKTDSFRAQYPGLLIAPGVLEFLAHRITSNVRVLEGALQRLFAFASLMGREITLDMTQECLADILRANDRKVSIEEIQRKVAEHYNIRLADMIGPKRVRTVARPRQIAMYLSKQMTSRSLPEIGRRFGGRDHTTIMHGVKKIEELRGADRSLAEDIDLLRRLLEA; encoded by the coding sequence ATGGACACAGTTTGGGGACAGGCGCGTGCGGAACTTCAGAAGATCGTCGGAGCCGACAGTTTCTCGACCTGGATCGAACCGCTGCGCCTGACCGGCGTCGCCGAGGGCACCGCGACCATCGCCTGCCCGACGCGCTTCCTGTCCGACTGGGTCTCGCGCCATTACAGCGACGACATCCTGAAGGTGCTGGACCGCGTCGGCGGCCCGGTGCAGCGGCTGAGCTTCGAGACCCGCAGCGCCTCGGCCCGCCCGCCGGCCGCCGCCCCCGCGGTGAAGCGCCCGGCGCCCCGCGCCGCGGTGGACGAGGATCTGGCCGCGCCGCTGGACAGCCGCTTCACCTTCGAGAATTTCGTCGTCGGCAAGCCGAACGAGCTGGCCCATGCCGCCGCGCGCCGGGTGGCCGAGGGCGGGCCGGTGACCTTCAACCCGCTGTTCCTTTACGGCGGCGTCGGCCTGGGCAAGACCCACCTGATGCATGCCATCGCGCGCGAGATCCAGATCCGCCAGCCCGAGGCGCGGGTGCTGTATCTGTCCGCCGAGCAGTTCATGTATCGCTTTGTCCAGGCGCTGCGCGACCGCACCGTGATGGATTTCAAGGAGCTGTTCCGCACCGTCTCGGTGCTGATGGTCGATGACGTGCAGTTCATCGCCGGCAAGGACAGCACGCAAGAGGAATTCTTCCACACCTTCAACACCCTGGTCGATCAGGGCAAGCAGATCGTCATCTCGGCCGACCGCGCGCCGGGCGAGATCAAGGACATGGAAGAGCGCATCAAGTCGCGCCTGCAATGCGGGTTGGTCGTGGACCTGCACCCGACCGATTACGAGCTGCGCCTGGGCATCCTGCAAAGCAAGACCGACAGCTTCCGCGCGCAATATCCCGGGTTGCTGATCGCGCCGGGCGTGCTGGAGTTCCTCGCGCATCGCATCACCTCGAATGTCCGGGTGCTGGAAGGCGCGTTGCAGCGGCTGTTCGCCTTTGCCAGCCTGATGGGCCGCGAGATCACCCTGGACATGACCCAGGAATGCCTGGCCGACATCCTGCGCGCCAACGACCGCAAGGTGTCCATCGAGGAGATCCAGCGCAAGGTGGCCGAGCATTACAACATCCGCCTGGCCGACATGATCGGGCCGAAGCGCGTGCGCACCGTCGCCCGGCCGCGGCAGATCGCCATGTATCTGTCCAAGCAGATGACCTCGCGCAGCCTGCCCGAGATCGGGCGCCGCTTCGGCGGGCGGGATCACACCACCATCATGCATGGCGTGAAGAAGATCGAGGAATTGCGCGGCGCGGACCGCAGCCTGGCCGAGGACATCGACCTGCTGCGCCGCCTGCTGGAAGCCTGA
- the dnaN gene encoding DNA polymerase III subunit beta: MKFSIERADLVKAVSQAQSVVERRNTIPILANVLIEATPEGVSLRATDLDTEIVDRAQAQVERPGATTVSASMLNDIARKLPDGALVQLSLDAASQRLSVQAGRSNFSLATLPREDFPVMSSSEYSANFSAPAAVLRRLFDKSKFAISNEETRYYLNGVYMHVAEGEDGPSLRCVATDGHRLARIDAPLPKGAEAMPGVIVPRKTVGELKKLLDDDEAEIAVSVSETKVRFATPTITLTSKVIDGTFPDYSRVIPSGNARKLEVDAGDFAKAVDRVATVSSERSRAVKLSLDEDRLVLSVNAPDAGAADEELPVAYADEPLEIGFNAKYLHEIASQIERENAVFLFNGSGDAALIREGGDTSAVYVVMPMRV; the protein is encoded by the coding sequence ATGAAATTTTCGATTGAACGTGCCGATCTGGTGAAGGCGGTCTCTCAGGCCCAGTCCGTCGTCGAGCGTCGCAACACCATCCCGATCCTGGCCAACGTGCTGATCGAGGCCACGCCGGAAGGCGTCAGCCTGCGCGCCACCGACCTGGACACCGAGATCGTGGACCGCGCGCAGGCGCAGGTCGAGCGGCCGGGCGCGACCACGGTCTCGGCCTCGATGCTGAACGACATTGCCCGCAAGCTGCCGGACGGCGCGCTGGTGCAGCTCAGCCTGGACGCGGCCTCGCAGCGGCTTTCGGTGCAGGCGGGGCGGTCGAACTTCAGCCTCGCGACCCTGCCGCGCGAGGATTTCCCGGTCATGTCCTCGTCAGAATATTCGGCGAATTTCTCGGCTCCGGCGGCGGTGCTGCGCCGGCTGTTCGACAAGTCGAAATTCGCCATCTCGAACGAAGAGACCCGCTATTACCTGAACGGCGTCTATATGCATGTGGCCGAAGGCGAGGACGGCCCCAGCCTGCGCTGCGTCGCGACCGACGGCCACCGGCTGGCCCGCATCGACGCGCCCCTGCCCAAGGGGGCCGAGGCCATGCCCGGCGTGATCGTGCCGCGCAAGACCGTGGGTGAGCTGAAGAAGCTTCTGGACGACGACGAGGCCGAGATCGCGGTTTCGGTCAGCGAGACCAAGGTGCGTTTCGCGACGCCGACCATCACGCTCACCTCGAAGGTGATCGACGGCACCTTCCCGGATTACAGCCGCGTGATCCCCTCGGGCAATGCCCGCAAGCTGGAGGTGGACGCCGGCGATTTCGCCAAGGCGGTGGACCGGGTGGCGACGGTCAGCAGCGAACGCTCGCGCGCCGTCAAGCTGTCGCTCGACGAGGATCGGCTGGTCCTGTCGGTGAATGCCCCCGATGCCGGCGCGGCCGATGAGGAACTGCCCGTGGCCTATGCCGACGAGCCGCTGGAGATCGGCTTCAACGCCAAATACCTGCACGAGATCGCCAGCCAGATCGAGCGCGAGAACGCGGTCTTCCTGTTCAACGGCTCGGGCGACGCGGCGCTGATCCGCGAGGGCGGCGACACCAGCGCGGTCTATGTCGTGATGCCGATGCGCGTGTGA
- the recF gene encoding DNA replication/repair protein RecF, with translation MTLSRLHLVQFRSWARLDIELDDRPVAIHGPNGAGKTNILEAISMLSPGRGMRGAAPGDQARKGPEVGWQIRARIGEHEVATRALPGQPREVAIDDKPATQIALGRLMRVIWLTPAMDRLWTDAPEQRRRFLDRVTLSFTPSHAEDALGYEKAMRERNRLLRDDIRDPGWYRALEAQMAEMGAAITRNRLDAIARITAAQDGAGTAFPSASLALLPGEGFADDPDAARIAARLAEGRSRDMAAGRTLTGPHRADLGAHWGPQAMPAALSSTGEQKALLLSLILANARALAGESVVLLLDEVAAHLDADRRAALYDEICGLGAQSLLTGTGPDLFEALRGRAQFLAVERQGETSSLAMGI, from the coding sequence GTGACGCTTTCCCGGCTGCACCTGGTCCAGTTCCGCAGCTGGGCCCGGCTCGACATCGAATTGGACGACCGGCCCGTCGCCATCCATGGGCCGAACGGCGCGGGCAAGACCAATATCCTGGAAGCGATCTCGATGCTGTCGCCCGGCCGCGGCATGCGCGGCGCGGCGCCCGGCGACCAGGCCCGCAAGGGGCCGGAGGTCGGCTGGCAGATCCGCGCCCGGATCGGCGAGCATGAGGTCGCGACCCGCGCCCTGCCCGGCCAGCCGCGCGAGGTGGCGATCGACGACAAGCCCGCGACGCAGATCGCGCTTGGCCGGCTGATGCGGGTGATCTGGCTGACCCCGGCCATGGACCGGCTGTGGACCGACGCGCCGGAACAGCGGCGGCGCTTCCTGGACCGGGTGACGCTGAGCTTCACGCCGAGCCATGCCGAGGATGCGTTGGGTTACGAAAAGGCGATGCGCGAGCGCAACCGGCTGCTGAGGGACGATATCCGCGACCCCGGCTGGTATCGGGCGCTGGAGGCGCAGATGGCCGAGATGGGCGCGGCGATCACGCGCAACCGGCTGGACGCCATCGCCCGAATCACCGCGGCGCAGGACGGGGCCGGGACCGCCTTCCCCTCGGCCAGCCTGGCGCTGCTGCCGGGCGAGGGTTTCGCGGATGATCCCGACGCCGCGCGCATCGCCGCCCGGCTGGCCGAGGGCCGCAGCCGCGACATGGCCGCCGGACGCACGCTGACCGGCCCGCATCGCGCCGACCTGGGCGCGCATTGGGGGCCGCAGGCGATGCCCGCCGCGCTGTCCTCGACCGGCGAGCAGAAGGCGCTGCTGCTGTCGCTGATCCTCGCCAATGCCCGGGCGCTGGCGGGGGAAAGCGTGGTGCTGCTGCTCGATGAGGTGGCGGCGCATCTGGATGCGGACCGCCGCGCCGCGCTTTACGACGAGATCTGCGGCTTGGGCGCGCAGAGCCTGCTGACCGGCACCGGGCCCGATCTGTTCGAGGCCCTGCGGGGCCGGGCGCAGTTCCTGGCGGTCGAGCGGCAGGGCGAGACGTCGAGCCTCGCCATGGGTATTTGA
- the ade gene encoding adenine deaminase gives MLKQWTESQPRLVEVAAGRAPADLVIRGGQWVNVHTREVIPGIDVAVADGRVAYVGPDAGPAIGPDTQLVEAAGRFMVPGLIDAHMHVESGMLTPAGFAAAVIPHGTTTIFHDPHEIANVLGLEGVRLMRDESLIQPISMFTQMPSCAPSAPGLETTGAPITEGEVAQAMGWEGIVALGEMMNFPGVAAGDRQMLAEIAATRAAGKTVGGHYASLDLGRPFHAYVAGGANDDHETTTEAQGIARVRQGMGCMMRLGSAWYDVASQITAITEKGLDPRFFILCTDDSHSGTLVHDGHMNRVVRHAIACGCDPLVAIQMATINTASHFGLERELGSITPGRRADLILSSDLTILPIETVIAQGAVVAEGGKLLVDCPRIAWPEAARNSVHLGKTLTAGDFEIRAAGDSARVRVIGVVENQAPTRALEASLPIRDGVIEGQGETCQIALVERHRGTGGVVNGFVSGFGYRGRMAVASTVAHDSHHMIVVGTDRQTMAAAANHLGALGGGVTVFRDGEELASVALPIAGLMSDRPATEVAEAAQAIVQAMQDCGCTLNNAYMQHSLLALVVIPELRISDLGLVDVTRFERVELMLDP, from the coding sequence ATGCTGAAGCAATGGACGGAATCCCAGCCGCGCCTGGTCGAGGTGGCGGCCGGCCGCGCCCCGGCCGATCTGGTGATCCGGGGCGGGCAATGGGTGAACGTCCACACGCGCGAGGTGATCCCCGGCATCGACGTGGCGGTGGCCGACGGCCGCGTCGCCTATGTCGGCCCCGATGCCGGCCCCGCGATCGGCCCTGACACGCAGCTGGTCGAGGCGGCGGGCCGCTTCATGGTCCCGGGGCTGATCGATGCGCATATGCATGTCGAATCGGGGATGCTGACGCCGGCCGGCTTCGCGGCGGCGGTGATCCCGCATGGCACCACGACGATCTTCCACGACCCGCACGAGATCGCCAATGTGCTGGGTCTGGAAGGCGTGCGGCTGATGCGCGACGAATCGCTGATCCAGCCGATCAGCATGTTCACCCAGATGCCCAGCTGCGCGCCCTCGGCCCCTGGCCTGGAAACCACCGGCGCGCCGATCACCGAGGGCGAGGTCGCCCAGGCCATGGGCTGGGAGGGCATCGTGGCCTTGGGCGAGATGATGAACTTCCCCGGCGTCGCCGCGGGCGACCGCCAGATGCTGGCCGAGATCGCCGCGACCCGCGCGGCGGGCAAGACCGTCGGCGGCCATTACGCCAGCCTCGACTTGGGCCGCCCCTTTCACGCCTATGTCGCCGGCGGCGCCAATGACGACCACGAGACGACGACCGAGGCGCAGGGCATCGCCCGCGTCCGCCAGGGCATGGGCTGCATGATGCGGCTGGGCTCGGCCTGGTATGACGTGGCAAGCCAGATCACCGCGATCACCGAAAAGGGGCTCGACCCGCGCTTCTTCATCCTCTGCACCGACGACAGCCATTCCGGCACGCTGGTCCATGACGGCCACATGAACCGGGTGGTGCGCCACGCCATCGCCTGCGGCTGCGATCCGCTGGTGGCGATCCAGATGGCGACGATCAATACCGCGAGCCACTTCGGCCTGGAACGCGAACTGGGCAGCATCACCCCGGGGCGCCGTGCCGACCTGATCCTGAGCAGCGACCTCACGATCCTGCCCATCGAGACGGTGATCGCCCAAGGCGCTGTGGTGGCGGAAGGCGGCAAGCTGCTGGTCGATTGCCCGCGCATCGCCTGGCCCGAGGCGGCGCGCAACTCCGTGCATCTGGGCAAGACCCTCACCGCCGGCGACTTCGAAATCCGCGCCGCCGGCGACAGCGCCCGCGTCCGCGTCATCGGCGTGGTCGAGAACCAGGCTCCGACCCGGGCGCTGGAGGCCAGCTTGCCGATCCGCGACGGCGTGATCGAGGGCCAGGGCGAGACCTGCCAGATCGCGCTGGTCGAACGCCACCGCGGCACGGGCGGCGTGGTCAACGGCTTCGTCTCGGGCTTCGGTTACCGGGGCCGAATGGCGGTCGCCTCGACCGTCGCGCATGACAGCCACCACATGATCGTCGTCGGCACCGACCGCCAGACCATGGCCGCGGCCGCGAACCACCTTGGTGCGCTCGGTGGCGGCGTCACCGTCTTCCGGGACGGGGAAGAGCTCGCCAGCGTCGCCCTGCCCATCGCCGGGCTGATGTCCGACCGTCCCGCCACCGAAGTCGCCGAGGCCGCCCAGGCCATCGTCCAGGCGATGCAGGATTGCGGCTGCACGCTCAACAACGCCTATATGCAGCATTCGCTGCTGGCGCTGGTGGTGATCCCGGAACTGCGGATCTCGGACCTGGGCCTGGTCGATGTCACCCGCTTCGAACGGGTGGAACTGATGCTCGACCCCTGA
- the recO gene encoding DNA repair protein RecO: MEWSGEASVMTGARHGENAVILTVLTREAGLMRGLVPGGASARRAAMLQPGNRVSLRWRARLEDQLGTFVVEPGRARPGLIAGADALAGVNAVTALLAWALPERDPHPRLADATEVLLDLMDAGADWSEAYLRWEMRLLDELGFGLDLTRCAVTGTREGLAYVSPRSGRAVSAQAAGDWAPRLLPLPAMLGGRGNGGLADALALTGHFLHARLAEIHAGRPLPAARARLVARLTGSQPSSEW; encoded by the coding sequence ATGGAATGGAGCGGCGAGGCCAGCGTGATGACCGGCGCGAGGCATGGCGAGAATGCCGTGATCCTGACCGTGCTGACGCGCGAGGCAGGACTGATGCGCGGGCTGGTGCCCGGCGGCGCCAGCGCCAGGCGCGCGGCCATGCTGCAACCCGGCAACAGGGTCAGCCTGCGCTGGCGGGCGCGGCTCGAGGATCAGCTGGGCACCTTTGTGGTCGAGCCGGGCCGGGCGCGGCCCGGGCTCATCGCCGGGGCGGATGCGCTGGCCGGGGTCAATGCGGTGACGGCGCTGCTGGCCTGGGCCCTGCCCGAGCGCGACCCGCATCCGCGGCTTGCGGACGCGACCGAGGTGCTGCTGGACCTGATGGATGCCGGCGCCGACTGGTCCGAGGCCTATCTGCGCTGGGAAATGCGGCTGCTCGACGAATTGGGATTCGGCCTGGACCTGACCCGTTGTGCCGTCACCGGCACGCGCGAGGGGCTGGCCTATGTCAGCCCGCGCTCGGGCCGGGCGGTGTCGGCACAGGCGGCGGGGGACTGGGCGCCGCGGCTGTTGCCGCTGCCGGCGATGCTGGGCGGGCGCGGCAATGGCGGGCTGGCGGATGCCCTGGCGCTGACCGGGCATTTCCTGCATGCCCGGCTGGCCGAGATCCATGCCGGCAGGCCGCTGCCCGCCGCCCGCGCCCGGCTGGTGGCGCGGCTTACGGGGTCACAACCTTCCAGCGAATGGTGA
- a CDS encoding META domain-containing protein encodes MRKILLALPLALAACVTEAETDAAIPGDYALIAVEGVAVSGEPRLRIAEDGAVSGQGPCNSFTGRNRATLPALDLGALATTRRACLQEGGEHAFFQALAAVREARREGDALVMTGPDVTIRWKVVTP; translated from the coding sequence ATGCGGAAAATCCTGCTCGCCCTGCCGCTGGCCCTGGCGGCCTGCGTGACGGAAGCCGAAACCGATGCGGCCATCCCCGGCGATTACGCGCTGATCGCGGTCGAGGGGGTCGCGGTCTCGGGGGAGCCGAGGCTGCGCATTGCCGAGGACGGCGCGGTTTCGGGGCAGGGCCCCTGCAACAGTTTCACCGGCCGCAACCGGGCCACGCTGCCGGCGCTGGACCTGGGCGCGCTGGCGACCACCCGGCGCGCCTGCCTGCAGGAGGGCGGCGAGCACGCCTTTTTCCAGGCGCTCGCCGCGGTGCGCGAGGCGCGGCGCGAAGGCGACGCCCTGGTCATGACCGGACCCGATGTCACCATTCGCTGGAAGGTTGTGACCCCGTAA
- a CDS encoding META domain-containing protein, with translation MTRIPLISAAIAATLGLAACEPNAPSTPGSNVPTGPYVLVGIGSDTVPQRNVGMTIEADGSISGQAPCNHYSAPQTAEPPGFALGALTRTEAACSGKAGQLESRYFQALSGANGISYEGGVLTIKGPTYLTYEPGYRKEK, from the coding sequence ATGACCCGCATCCCCCTGATTTCCGCGGCGATTGCCGCCACGCTGGGCCTTGCCGCCTGCGAGCCGAACGCGCCCTCGACCCCCGGCTCGAACGTGCCGACCGGCCCCTATGTGCTGGTCGGCATCGGCTCGGACACCGTGCCGCAGCGCAATGTCGGCATGACCATCGAGGCCGACGGCTCGATCTCGGGCCAGGCGCCCTGCAACCACTATTCCGCGCCGCAGACCGCCGAGCCGCCGGGCTTTGCCCTGGGCGCGCTGACCAGGACGGAAGCGGCCTGTTCGGGCAAGGCCGGCCAGCTGGAATCGCGCTACTTCCAGGCGCTCTCGGGCGCCAATGGCATCAGCTACGAAGGCGGCGTGCTGACCATCAAGGGGCCGACCTACCTGACCTATGAGCCGGGCTATCGCAAGGAGAAATGA